The Gossypium hirsutum isolate 1008001.06 chromosome D03, Gossypium_hirsutum_v2.1, whole genome shotgun sequence genomic interval TTCTGTAGTAAAATCGATAAATACTGTTAGTATAAAGCGTATTCTGTTATATGTACAGTTTATGAAAATAATAGATACCCGCTGTGACTTTGCACTGCATTCGATATAAGCAGGTGCACCAATCTGCTTCCTCAGTTCCTCTCCCTTGCGGATTCGGGAAGAAAAAAGGGTTAGTTTTAACAGAATATTTCTGGAAAAGTACGGTAAAAATACCATGGAGACCTTTATGCTAGGGGTTGAATTGCATTTTGTcccttttacttaaaaaatagacaaattaatccttatacattagatcaaagaccAATTCCATTCATTTTTACACGTGAACTGTCTGGTTATTCTGTCAGTCATACTAGTTTTAGACagtaaaaattaatgaattttttaacagaaagaaccagtttgttctttaatctaacatagaatgactaatttgtccattttttgagTAATAGAGGccaaatgcaatctgactcctattACAGGGGCCTCTGTGTTATTTTTACTAGAAAAAAATGGATTAATACGAAGATTATTACCTGAGCTGCAGAAATCGGCACAGCTCCAGGGTGATCATTAAGGTACTGCTTATCGTCCTGAAGATCTAGTTCGTttggaaacaaaaagaaaaaaagaatgaacaCTACAACGCACGTATAAACATGAGTATTCACGGACCATTACTCAACAATTCACTAAAATTTGCAGCACAAAACTATTGAGAACCATTAAAAGACTAATAGCCTTCccgttggtaaaagtaccatagaggccGTTGTATTAGGAGTCATATTACATTTTACTTCCTCTATTAAAAATAGGAtaaattaatccttatacctTTGATTAAAAAACAAGCTagtcctttctattaaaaatttcatctatttttattgttaaaaattaatgtaacTAATAGAATAACCAAATAGTTACACTTGACATGTCACGTGTACCTTATGTTGACGTATAAGtactagtttttaacaataaaaatgaatgaaatttttaacaaaaggaccagtttgctctttgatttaacctaaagggactaatttgctctCTTTTTTGGTGGGGGATAAAATGCAATCAAACTCTTAATATAAGAGCCTTTACCTCTTCCTGTTGCATGAATGTCTAAGACTTTCAGAAGGGAGCTAAAGTGCACTTAATGTTTTCACCTACCAAGCTTAGTTCCAACAAGAACAATCGGAACGCCGGGGGCGTAATGGTTTAACTCCGGAATCCACTGCGAAGAAAACCGAGAAGACAATTATCAGGGAAGAATAAATTGAAAGTCTGTATCCAAAAGCACTCCTCtttgtttgaaattttatatatctGCACTGCCTTGTAACCTTACCTTTTTGGAAACATTTTCGTAACTCGCCTTGCTAATGAGGGAAAACGCCAATATGAACACATCAGCCCCACGATAACTCAAGTGTCTTAATCGGTTATAATCCTCTTGTCCTGTTGTCCGGAATTGCAAACCGAGAATCACCGAATAGGACCGAAAATCTCCACAATGGTTCTAATAATGAAAAAAGTGCAAAGTACCTGCAGTATCCCACAACCCGAGATTAACAGTACTCCCGTTGACAACAACATTCGCACTGAAATTGTCGTAAACGGTTGGCACATAATCCTGTTTTACACAGTAACGAAGAAATGTAAGAAAAAGGGTAGACATATCCTTGGTATATTACAGAAAAATCTTATAACAGATTATGAATCAAAAGTATATAAAAGAGAAAACATTCATATTGTTTACTATCAAAGATCCGAATTCAGTACACTGTAAAGCCGAAAAAGTTTAACAAGGTTTTCTCAAACCAAATTCACTAAAAAAACCAGCTCAACAAACAAATCTTTTAGCCTAAGACCCCTCTATCCGGTAGCTACATTGGACTTAAATAAACCCGAAGTTTAGCCAAATTAGACCCTTACGAAAGCAAGCTCTCCTAGTGGTATTTTCAATCCAGACTCCCCCTATCTGGTAGCTACGTTGAACTTAACTAAACCCGGAGTTTAGCCGAATTAGACCCTTAAGAAAGCAAGCTCTCCTACCGGTATTTTCTCCACTCCTAAAAATCGAAATCCTTTTCATTCGATCCAGTAAGTTTAGGGAGCTCAACAAACATTTACAACACAACAATTGCATACGAAAAACCAATCTTTAATCCTCATTTAATCCAAAATCTGACAACAAAACATCACCCTTCAAGACCCCCCTATCCGGTAGCTACATTGGATTTGACTAAACCCGTAGTTTAGCCGAATTAGATCCTTAAGAAAACAAGCTCTCCTAGGGTTATTTTCTCTGCTCGAAAACCAAAATCCTTTTCACTCGATGCAACAGGTATTGGGAACTCAACAAACATATCTTTTGGTCTAAGACTCCCCTATCCAGTAGCTACTTTGGACTTGACTAAACCCGGAGTTTAGCCAAATCAAACCCTTAAGAAAACAAGCTCTCCTAGCGTTATTTTCtcctcaaaaatagattttttttcacTCGATCCATCAAGTATTGAGAGCTCAACAAACGTTTACAACACAAGGCTtgcatacacacacacacaaactTCAATCATAGAATCCTCATTGAAtccaaaataaaacaacaaatagaAAATTCCTACCCAATTCATAGAAACGAGTTCATACTAAAAACCCAAActataaattttcttaaaataacatattaacaattaaaaagaaacattaaattaccaaaaaaaaataccGTGGGGAAACTGTTGCTGGTGTAGGAAATCAGCAAACAAGTTTTACCAACAGCACCATCACCAACAGTCACGCATTTTATAAACCTTGCAGCGCTGCcactcattttcttcttcctttttttatttttaatcttttttttaatttttaatgaaaaggTTAGCCTCAGATCTTAACACCTGAGGACCAAATTTCGAAATCCCTAATAAAATTAttcctttttttcttcaattaagaACCGGCATTGCATATTTTTTTTCACCGATTAACAgtaaagggaaggaaaagaaaTGTTGAAAGAAACCCTAAAGGAGAAAAATTAGAGAGAAAGGGGCAAAATTTTcgtttttgattttgattatttaGGACCGGGAAAAACATGCCGTTTGAATCGTTCATGGAGCTGACCAATCTTCTCCAACTAAACCCATTTTTTCCCCCGaatttttttgggttaaattgcaGAAGAAGTCCTCAGATTAtggttaattttatttcaaaatgttctaattaaaggtttttcctttttatatataaaaaaatagaaaaattgtaattttaaaccctcaaaattattattattttcaacttGTAAACAAAATTTCCCACTTGTCCCTAAACATAAATTAGATATGGACTTACTTGTCACGATGTAATTACTGAATGCCAAAGGTGGCATAAAAGAAAACATTGTATTTCACTGAGAGAAAGAAGGGGCCGAGCTTAGATCTCTCAAAAAGCAAAGTATAGCCCTTTTTCTGTAAAAAAGAGAACGAAGGCGGACTTATGGGAAGCAAAGACGAAGGAGGAAAAGAACAAACACAAGAAGTCGCCGGCGAGTGTAACACGAGCCATGACAAAAATTTCAAAGCATTTCACACTTTTCCTAAAAGAAAACAAGGTATACAATTCTACCTTCCTAATTGAATGCCATCTCGAAGCCCTAACACTACACCACTGCCTCTTTAAAAATGTCATTTAGAAGAGTTTGCATAAGCTATACACAAAAACAGGTTCGTAATAGCATCGTTTTCGCCTCGGTTTTTAAGGGAGAATTCTCTTGACATCGTGCTCTTGTTCGATACTCTTGGCTTGGTTGTATACGGATTCAAACGCTTGCATGCATACGCTCGAAAACCCTACCATTGCTTGAAACACATGCGGAAACCCCATTTGAAGGTTGTTCAAAGTCATTGCTCGTGTTACGCTCACCGACTTCTCGTGCTTACTCTTCTCTTCCTCCGCTTTGGCTCTCGATAAGTccacttttgttttcttttctgcaATGGGGTCTTTGTTTGTTTCCGGTACAGAAAAAGGGCTGTACTTACTTTCGAGTGATCTAAGTTCAGCTGCCTTCTTCTCGAAGTCTTTAAACGCGGAATCTGCCTTCTTCTTTTGCTTATGCTCCTCGGCTTGTTGAACTACGATGGCATGGATTACTGTCAAGAAGCTCTTGATTCCTTCAGATGCTACTTTATCCGGAATCCTATTGACCGCAAGATGCCACTCTTCACAAAAAGAGTAAATTTTCGATTCTTGACTGTTTCTTAAAAGCGGGTTTTTGCTGAACTGGAAAAGGCTAAGCCGAAGCCAACCAGCAAGGGACTGAATGTAGTCTCGTTGAGCTTTGACTAAGTTGCAAAAAGACAAATGCCATTGCTGGACTTCAAGCTCGAGCAGGAGAGTTGATTGCCGGTGAATCTCGGATGTCGGCTCGTTAGAAGGGATGAAATTAAGGTACTTGAGTTGTTGAACTATGTGTGTGTGAACTTGGTGGATCTCATACATGCTTCTCCACATGCACATCAATCTGCATAACAAGCAAAGAACATAGCAttatgcttttcaaaagcacttttcaaccGCAACATTAAACTAGCAATGGCCAAATTCTTAGTTTTGAAAATTTGCAGTAAAAATGCCTCTTCCGTCcctctcaattttaaaattgagcaaattggtccttctcaaaaaaatcaaagcaattaaGGACAATTAGTCTCGAGGTTAATATTTTTTCtagtcaattgtacataatttcgattaatataataacaaatttagctctcaaagTTTAGACATTTTGTCAATGTGGTcctgatttaacaaatttagccagCAACATTTATATAAATGTGTAAATGTAGAGattaaatttgttgaacttcttAAAATCAAGAACAaattgacaaaacatgtaaacattaaatgctaaatttgttgctatactaatcaaaattatgtacaattaatGAAATACATTAACATTATAActaattgtccttagttgctcactttcaaaTTGACAAGGACTAAAATAgctctgattttttttaaaaaaaggaccaatttgctcaatttcaaaaTCGAGAGGGACCggaaagatttttttttaccaCAAACTGTGCACATTTAGGACCATAGGATTCCCTTCAAAGAACCTAAAAATAAAGGAATCAACAAAAGATTAAGGTTTAACTCTACATTAGAGACCCCACTAGCCTATATAAGGATAAATGGTCCATTATCCCCTCAACCTCAAAACATAAGCAAAAGACAATAAGCAGCAGTAAAAGCAGTCAAAAGTAAATTCCATGTTAAGGCCATTTTAGCAAGCACTAGGCTTTGACTTTTTAGgctcttttttttatctttactGCCATTGATAGTAACCATCCAAACTTTTGCACTGAATCCTGAATCTGCATTGCAAATGCCTTAACAGTACAGTTCAAAACAAAACCCCATATGATTCAAAGTGAAACAGCATAGCATGCCTATGGGTCCCAAATGTGCCACAAGCTTATGTCCTCaactagcaaaaaaaaaaatgcaaTGCAACACAGTCACATGGGAAGGAAGGAAGACTGTAAAAGTATTACGGAAGTCCTTGTACTAGAAACCGAATTTCATTTTGCTTCCTCTATtaaaaaaaaatgagcaaattagtccctatcaAAGAACAAGCTAGTCgtttttttaacaatagaaatggattaaatttttaacagtCTTTGAGTTACAGAGATAAAACGCAATTTGACTCCTAGTGCAGGGGCTTCCAAATGTGTCTTTCACCTATACCCCCGTGCAATGCAAAAGGAAGacagtaaaagtaccatgaagggacggtagatcaattttaacaatagaaatggatgaattGTTTACAGAACAAAGCAGTTTGCTCTATGAACTATCGTACATgcactaatttgctcattttttagtaAAGGAGGTAAATGCAATTTGACTTCTAGTACAAGGACCAACATGATAATTTAACCAAAGAAAGACTAAGTGACTAACCCTTTTACAAGCTCAAGTAATTGAGGGTAAAGCTCAGATTCTCTGAGTTTAATGATTTCAGCTGATGTAGTTTCAATAGCTTGTGAAGCAACCATCATTTGGGATTCTAATTTTTCAacttctttctttgttttctcaGTTTTCATATACTCAGCTCTCTTCACTTCAAGTTTCCTCATATGTGCCACCTTCTTCTCATGTTCTATCTTTATAGCCTCAGCATTCTAAAACCAAAGAAAAGGCCAATAAATTTGAAGAGGGcgtgaaaaaaaactaaaacttgCATGCACTTAAAAGAAATTGCGTACCTTGACTTCCTGGTATAGTTTCTTCTCCCAAGCATATAATCTCTCTATGGTGGAACAATGGCTAGTATTTCCTGTATGTCCAACAATGGTGTTTTCGACTATTTTGGGGTTCCAATTCCATGTCCATGTTGTTGGGGTTAAGTTACAGGCATAGTTATTATACCCTTTGCCTGTAAGGGACCAATTTGTTAAAAGTATAAAACAGTCAGGCAATGAAGCAAAGATCTATATATTTCTATACCTGAAAGATTGGGATTTGAAGCTTCTAACAGTAATGAAAGATGGCTACCAGCATCAGCAGCTTTAAGGAAATATTCATCAACTTCTTTAACAATCTCCACTAGTTCTTTACTGTTCCTACAAACAACCATGGCTAGCTCACTACCACTCGAAGGCGGCGCTGCCGCGTTTGAAGCTCCAGTAACGGCGGTGACAGCCGTCTCGGATGTAGAAGTAGCAGCTTCCCATTCTTCTTCAGTGACTGAACGAGAAGCAGTAGTGGCGGCTTGTGCGAATGGATCCCAAAAATCCCAGCTACTAGATGGTGGCGGTGGTGGTGGAGGAGGAAGAGCAGGGGAAGCAGTGGTGGTTGTACCCGATGTCCAAGTGTCTGAACCAGGACTCATCGGCGGCTGTTGTGGCGGCGGAGGCGGTGGTGGTGCCGGCACCGGAGGTGGACGGTGTAAAGTGGTTTCATTGCTTGAAAATTGAACCAGAGCTGACCCAGTACCTCGTAAAGAACGAAGATACATAGAATGTGAAGCTGATAATGCTTGTCTAGCTATAACTAATTCTTTTATATATCTCTTCCTTGCTTTACAACGGGAAACAGATTCTTCTCTATCAATCCTTGAATACCAACAccccattttttttcttctttccttcaaaatctaaaattttcccGGAAAATTTAAACCAAAGAGCTAAAAAAGGAAACTGCTTTacaaaaagagaaaagagaaatgggGTTTCAATGTTGTTTCTTTTTTACTTTGTCAAAAGCTTTGCTGCTTTCATTAATGGCGGAGGATTCTTTCATCTTCAAAGAAACAATCTTTCACAGCAAAAATTTGCAGTTTCTTTTTCAAACAAAGACAAAAAAAACCAGCATTGAACAAAGAGCCATGAAAATGGATTTTGTATTGCAGTTTAATGACGAAATTACCCTCTTGAAATGTACTTTTAATTGCTTTTCTTATTAAATTGCTGTAATATACCACCTTGAACATGCAGCAGAGAGCACAAAGCTGCAAACCATTctgataattattatttatttagttcatGATGTACGGGCGTGGATGCTAGGTTTGGAAACTTATGAGGGTGTTTATGTCATTCTATTACTTTCAACGGCCACTGAATAGCCAAAACTTAAAAGAGGatttaaatcatatataaacTAGTACAGGGCGAAGCATAAAATTTTAAAccgtataaattaaattaaatttttataatttttaaaagattaaattaaatttttaattttttaaatgaattaaattacaattttacttttattattttaaatttttaaaaaattttaagattctaaatatatattttttattttaaggggtCGAGCTAGTATGATTTGTCAGCCAcgctttagtttaattaattttggattaaataactaaaatttaagtattataatatgctttaagttttttttatgctCTTTgtctatttaaaatttaatttctacttatttatttttaaaaaataatttctttatttttcgaatttaaaaatttaagttcaattattaatGCTATTAAAATTCTTCTGTTAAAGTTAATAGTATGgcattctaaattttaaaaaaattaatcactcGATAATCATGTCACAAAATATGGCGCTATAATGAActagaatttaacaaaaaaatattaataattgtagttgttttttaaatttatgtcaacattttaattataattaaaataaaatatttagattaactaatgatattataaacattgaggtaccaaattatataaaaaattcaattataaagATCAAATCTCAAATCTTAACATAGTATAGGGACCAAAATTGGAATCAGACTATTTTATATAATTAGAAAGTAGAGGAACCAAAGTTAAAAATTAACCATTATTGTTTAAGAATCTATGCTACTGCATATAAAAGGATGTAGTAGTATAGATAAAAGTAGAGGGACCGAAATTGAATATTGACCATTATTTGttaagaatatgtatatataaaagcaAGCTAGGTGTCAAAGAAGGAATGCGGCCTTCCTTTAATATATAATAGTATAGATAGTGGTAgtaaaatttagattaaaatattcTCCAAGTAGAGGTACTTTTAATATATTgggaatttagtccttttaattttttaaaatttcaaattcaggTCTAATTATCgacaatattaaaatttattgtcaaatttaTCAGTGTGAtgttttgaaatagaaaaaaatgcaCATTTGATAGCCATGTAATAAAAAATTGACTTGTAATGAATGTacatttaatagaataattttagCTATATTCACAATTGgactttaaattttgaaaattaaaagctaaaaaaactaaatttcttaaaataaaagtaaaagaatctGATTTCAAAAATAAGAAGAATATATAGATTTTGAGCATGTTTGAACTTAATATGAATTTCTTCGATCATAAGATTCAATCTCGAAAGGAGAGATCAAACTTTAATGACTTGTTAAAACatttagtccatttacttttatttcaagGAATTTAGATGTTGATCAACAAGTCATTAAATTTTGATCTCTCATTTCGAgattgaagaaattcttgttggAAAAACTTGCTCTTAAAACGGGCTTAACTTGACTTGATTTCATAACTTGACTtgatttcatttacattttagaTAAATAACGCTCAAAGttctaaactattaataagtttatgttttgtgtcacttaatttcaaaaagttacaaaatggtcaatgaattatttgaaagtttctaTTTAAGTTACtaagttgttaagttttttttttaaagtctgactGGCAAACTCCAAGCGACTATTATTTGATAGGTATGGTGGATTAGTATTCATCAACGTGacgtttaaagttgtttcataaaaaaaactaaattgtaaaataaaaagggaataaaagttttcgATTGGTATAAGCGGTGCAAACATAGAAGATCacacaacaataattttaacagCCCGagaacttaaatgaaaatttttaaatagttcagTAGTATTTTGTAACATTCTGAAGTTAGGTGTCTAaaacgtaaatttattaataatttaatgactatgaaTATAGTTTACCTTTATATTTTCAGGGTAAACTACATTTGTAGTCGCTCAACTATGCTCGTTTTTAGTCACCCAACTAATTTttgagtgtttttatttttatattaaccaaCTGAtggttaaaaagataaaattaaataattttttataattttttataattaaataatgaaaaataaaaccataatttacacatttttaagACCATCAAATCCAAACATACACATATTTACATAACCAAAGCAgattttcaaatttaaacaagCAATAAAAAACCCCCAAGATTCTAGAAAAGGCATTTTAAATTAGGTTTAGTAGTGTTTTTTTAGGGAAATGTGTGACAGTGGAATGAAGACAAGCAGAGAAGAGAACATAAAACATTGCATGTCAATGTCAGAATCAAGCTAACTGGTAAAGAAAGAATATCATACACTTGGGACAACATTGCCCTTGTCATGGTTTCAGAATTACCGAGAAAAGAAAGGCAAAGACAGGCAAGTTGTCTTCTAGACTGTAAAGTGAATAGTACTATATAAAGAAGTAGGTGTACCAGGGTTGAGTTAGTCATTTCCACCATATACATGAGTCTTCACAGTTCACACTCTTATCAAACCAATCTATATTTTTCTTGGGTTACTACTAATTTCTATGTGCAGCGATTCAACGGCTGACCAAACTctgcctttttttctttttttagttttttttagtttttatattatgaGTCATGTTCGGATTTCAAGGTTGTCGTTCTTAATAATATTGTCTCCAAACTTTGAATCTACATTTTCATATTGAAAATGTATCTTACCATTATACTCGGTCACTTGTTGATATCAAACtcaaagtgattttttataaagTGAGTGTAAGATGAGAATAGTTTTGATGATGGGTTGATTCATTTGTCTGGATTTAAAGGTCTGCTCAAAAAGTGTGAcgatttaagtaaaaatatagacCCAAAAAATAGGTTTGAACAAAAAATAAGGTTTGTTTTTCAAATAGGTTGGGCCTTAGGTAGGATTTTCTTGGTCCGAGAATcagcctaaatttttttttgtcatttcactattatattgctattattgttattgtttggatattgtatagctcttttttattgttaattttgttactattttagaagcatttgcttgctaagttgtaactatattactgttatttaagtataatgacttttttaaaatgtattttcaatttattgggaacatttatcttaatatttttagtatatttgatatatcatttttttaaatttgtttttatataaaaaatctaattttttttaatacggACGGACTAGGTCGGGTTCaggtttagtatttttaattagcgtcaggtttaggcaaaattttaagcccattttaaCAAACTTGAAATTTTACATCAGTTTGACCTATGATCAAATATAGCTGGGAAGGAATAAGAATGAGTATTTTTAATGACGGGTATGAAATAGCTGTGATGATTCATCTCATGAATTGAATTAGGCCTAAACATGATATTAATACACTTTATACTTGCTTAAGCTTGGTTCGATCAGAAATATAAGGAAAAAATTTGCCCAAGCTCaccaatatatattatttattaaaatcttATATATAACCATCTTAACATATTTTGATGTTAAAATTAGAGTAGCATTATATAGGGTGAACTGCACCCAATGTctttaaactattagtaagtttacatattggttacttaaatttaaaaagttataaaattgtcactaaaatatttgaaagttttcatttaagtcactgaactatttgaaagtttttatttttaagtcactaggttgttttttttttttaaatccgaCTAGTAAGCTCCAAGTAACGATTTGCCAATCGGTATGGTAGGTTGGTACTCAtcgatgagtagaagaacatacattAGATTCAAATTGTTTTGACGATCAGCGTTGGTGATTAAAGAAGAAAGCTGTTTGGATTTTTTGTTTGTATATTCATTATGTTTAAagctatttcataaaaaaatatatgtatgcaGAAAATAAATAGGAAAGCTTTTGATTTGTGCAGACGGTAGGAACAAATAAGGCATACCACAACGATTTTGATAGCCtattgacttaaataaaaactttcaaattattcagtgaccattttgtaacattttgaaggtgagtgaccaaaatgtaaacttactaatagtttagtaaccttgagtgtagtt includes:
- the LOC107909467 gene encoding rac-like GTP-binding protein ARAC11 isoform X1, translating into MSGSAARFIKCVTVGDGAVGKTCLLISYTSNSFPTDYVPTVYDNFSANVVVNGSTVNLGLWDTAGQEDYNRLRHLSYRGADVFILAFSLISKASYENVSKKWIPELNHYAPGVPIVLVGTKLDLQDDKQYLNDHPGAVPISAAQGEELRKQIGAPAYIECSAKSQRNVKSVFDSAIKIVLQPPKQKKKKNKPCSIM
- the LOC107909467 gene encoding protein ALTERED PHOSPHATE STARVATION RESPONSE 1 isoform X2, with the translated sequence MGCWYSRIDREESVSRCKARKRYIKELVIARQALSASHSMYLRSLRGTGSALVQFSSNETTLHRPPPVPAPPPPPPPQQPPMSPGSDTWTSGTTTTASPALPPPPPPPPSSSWDFWDPFAQAATTASRSVTEEEWEAATSTSETAVTAVTGASNAAAPPSSGSELAMVVCRNSKELVEIVKEVDEYFLKAADAGSHLSLLLEASNPNLSGKGYNNYACNLTPTTWTWNWNPKIVENTIVGHTGNTSHCSTIERLYAWEKKLYQEVKNAEAIKIEHEKKVAHMRKLEVKRAEYMKTEKTKKEVEKLESQMMVASQAIETTSAEIIKLRESELYPQLLELVKGLMCMWRSMYEIHQVHTHIVQQLKYLNFIPSNEPTSEIHRQSTLLLELEVQQWHLSFCNLVKAQRDYIQSLAGWLRLSLFQFSKNPLLRNSQESKIYSFCEEWHLAVNRIPDKVASEGIKSFLTVIHAIVVQQAEEHKQKKKADSAFKDFEKKAAELRSLESKYSPFSVPETNKDPIAEKKTKVDLSRAKAEEEKSKHEKSVSVTRAMTLNNLQMGFPHVFQAMVGFSSVCMQAFESVYNQAKSIEQEHDDYVPTVYDNFSANVVVNGSTVNLGLWDTAGQEDYNRLRHLSYRGADVFILAFSLISKASYENVSKKWIPELNHYAPGVPIVLVGTKLDLQDDKQYLNDHPGAVPISAAQGEELRKQIGAPAYIECSAKSQRNVKSVFDSAIKIVLQPPKQKKKKNKPCSIM